The following DNA comes from Aspergillus oryzae RIB40 DNA, Q47Con0163.
attaatttaattaataaaaattttttatttttataataatttaattttaatttattatatttaatataattttaatattaatattttttattttaataatattacTTTTTATagtatattaataaatattataatttattaatatatatttttatttttattttaaagattttttaatattttaaatattttaaaaagtttttttatattaaaattatagtTAATCTAttaaatactatattttttatttaaaaaattaattttaattaaaatttaatttaataatttagaTATTTCTAGTAGTATAGCTAATAATTAAATAGCTTCAAAAAAATAGACGCGTAAAATTTCTACGTGTATAGCCGCTTAGTTGCGGTGGccgctcgcttaccgattacgttatgTCTCTCTATTTAATTCTAATTCTATTATAACTTTGAAAGCTATATCATACttaattatttatatatagtctatCTAtagtgtatatatataataattgAAAATTCTAATTAGCCTATCTATTTAATCTATACCTTAATATTATATAGCTTTTATTATAAAgttaatatatttatctatGAATATTAACTATTTTCTAATTCGCCGCGTTGGCGATGGATTGAAAAGATATCTTCAGGAAACTCTCGGTtaacctcttcttccgcgTAGTTGAGTGGAGTCTTGCCGATCGAGTCTCGTGTGTGTAAGTCTAAGACACCTCTATACTCAAGGAACTTTAAAAGGTCCTTGGTGAACACGCCATGAATTGCTCCATGATGCGCCAAGGTTCTGCAGTCAAGATCTGTGACTGCTGGATCCACACCAGTGTCAAACAAGACGTTAAGAATCTCCTCATGGGATGCCCTGTGATGCATGAGAAGATGCGCCAAATTCTGGCctttcttgttgatccaaAGCAGGTCGGCACCCTCCAGAGCTAGTAGCCAAAATATGTTGGTCCGATCTGATAGACGAAACGAGGCCATGTGAAGGCCTAGATGTAAGTTCCCCCCGATATCTGATTGATTATTGTCGTAACTCGAGCTGTACAACGATGGTACTTTCTATGTCGCGGATGAAACATCAGCTTTAATACATAGATTTTGGTATAAACATTTGGATGCTTAATCTTCTATTCTTAGTTTATGTCTCGACTAGAAGAAGTACATAGACCGCCAGAAGATCGAAGCTCCAGGGAAACAACTAGCGAAAGTCCAAGACCACTTACAAATATCCTTGATACGTATTGGCCCTTGAATTTGTGTTTGAGAGATTCGAACTGGCAAAAAGCAAGGCATCAGATAATCTCTCCCCGACAAAGCAACTAGTACACCAAAATCTCCTcattttttcctcccccgTCCCTCCATTTTCTAAGTACCTTCTTCATATCCGCCGCGATATTCTGAGCATAGTCAGGCCCCAGCGGCCCCGGCAGGTAAATCCGCTGGGTTCCCCCTCACCCAGGCAACAGGTTCTTTAGCAACACCCGCGAATTTCTTCTTAAGCTCTTCAACCTGCTGAGGCCCATAGCCGCGACCGAAGATTACCGCGCGAGGAGGCCGGCTGTAATCGTGGGTTCCGATCTGATTGGGGCTCCGAGACTGAGGATCGCGACCTGCAAGCAGATGCGGGAGCTCAGCTTCTGCAGCCTCGTATGACAAGATGAAGTGGATGACTGAGGAGTATTGGCACCATACTTTGTTTATTTCGGGAATGTatatcaagaaagaaccTTCATATTCAGGCCGTAGGTGCTGGGAGATTGATTTCCCCATCGCGGGTATTCTGCCGCAGGCAACTACTGGCATCGGCTGAGTGAATGAAGACATGTTGCGAGAGCTGTATGCTGGACGCTGCGGATGAAGATATTTCgcattggagaaggagaattatGGAGTAAGCTGAGATCGGTGATTCGACCTATATCCCTCGTTGCGGCGCGCTCGGTCTTGATGATCAGTTGATGAATGACGTTCGGACGGAGCCGTTATCTCCAACTCCAGCCAATTTCACAGCCATAAATAAACTTTGGGCGGCGACATATCGTTTCACCACGGGTGTGGAACGCCTCTGGTCGTAATAAGGGATCTATTTAATCATCCACCATGTACCTAGATATCTACCAGGCTTATCCGACTCAGC
Coding sequences within:
- a CDS encoding uncharacterized protein (predicted protein) — encoded protein: MASFRLSDRTNIFWLLALEGADLLWINKKGQNLAHLLMHHRASHEEILNVLFDTGVDPAVTDLDCRTLAHHGAIHGVFTKDLLKFLEYRGVLDLHTRDSIGKTPLNYAEEEVNREFPEDIFSIHRQRGELENS
- a CDS encoding uncharacterized protein (predicted protein), which gives rise to MSSFTQPMPVVACGRIPAMGKSISQHLRPEYEGSFLIYIPEINKVWCQYSSVIHFILSYEAAEAELPHLLAGRDPQSRSPNQIGTHDYSRPPRAVIFGRGYGPQQVEELKKKFAGVAKEPVAWVRGNPADLPAGAAGA